The Phormidium sp. PBR-2020 DNA segment AGACCCAGAATTTGCCGGGTTTTTGACGGGTTTCTGATGTTCGATCCAGGGGAGTGCGATCGCGTTCCTCAGAGCCATCTCCCGAGACAAACTCAAGGGCAATTAAGGGGGGAATCCACTCTTGCCACAACACATAAGAACGGCGTAGCTGTCCCTCAAGGGTGGGTGGCACATTGGGAACATAAAACCAGTCCGGACATTCGGCCCCCCGTTCTGGAGGGTCTGTGATGCGCCAATAAATGCCACAATCTTGACCAATGGCATAGTGTTGATCCGGATGTAGCCGCTCTAAGATGGGTTGCAGGGAATCCGTCAGGACGATACTTTGGGGATGCTCCTGAAAGTTTTTCACAAAGGTTCCATCAGAATCAGGGAGTTGGGTATGATCCGGTAGGGTCTTTAGATCCGGTTGTGAGGATTTGGCGATGGTCATGGTTGAAAGGAGTTCATCGCAGTAGTTATTTGATTCTATCATCGAAGACCTGAGACCATGAGCAGGACTGCTGTTGTGTCGGCCCTGGCCTCAACCAGTGAACCGCCTTAAATATTCAGCCAGATGAGGCGATCGATGGGAGTGCGATCGCCCACCTCACCCCCTGTTAGACGGTAAAGATATTGTAGTTGGGGCGCATTGGGGGGAGTACAAATCAGATATCCCGTCGTAGGACCTTCACCGGAGAAACAGTTGAATTGCTCCCGGCCAGGAGTTTCTCCCCAAGTCATCCCCACCCGCACCCCGTCGGGCCCGGCGATCGAAGAGTCCTCAAGGGTGATGCGGAGAATCCCCTCCTCAGGACGATTGGGGTCTTTTGGGTCGAGTTGCGCCACCCGAGTGTCCCCCTCAAAGACCTCAATCACCGGGTAGGACAGTCCCTCACGAGAGATGACCCCAGTTTCCACCCGATACTGGCTCAATTTATCCTGAATGCGATCGCCCTCAAATGGCGTATCCCCAGAAATTTCTCCCCAACCAGCATTCGTCAACTGGGGGGATGGGGTTTGCACCAACACCTCCCCAGGACTCGTCGGCGTGGGTTGAGTCGCCTCACCCTGCGAGGGCCCACCACAGCCGAACCCCAGCAGCAGGGCCAGGACCGTCGCCAGACGTTTCGCGGGAATCATCAGTGACCTCAACTATTCACCGTTGTTTGCTGAACTTGAGGCTGGAACTGGAACAGAGAGTAAACGACATCACGGCGGATATCAATCATCATCTCTAAGAACAGCTCATAGCCCTCACTCTTATACTCAATCAGCGGGTCTTTCTGACCATAACCCCGCAGACTGACCGACTCACGCAACGCATCCATCTGTTGCAAGTGTTCCCGCCAGAGGGTGTCAATCCGTTGCAGAATGAAGAACCGTTCCGCCTGACGCATCAACCCCGCCTGGATTTTATCCACCTGCGACTCTTTCATGTCGTAGGCGATATGCACTTGCTCATGGAGGAAGGTTTTAATCTCGTCAACCGCCATATCCTCCAACTGACTCGGCTGCAACTCTTCCAAGAGATAGACAAACTGCTTCACCTTGTCCACCAGCTTATCTAAGTTCCATTCCTCCGAAGGCAGTTCTGGGTTGATGTAAGCATCAACGATGTCATCCATCGTCATTTCTGCATATTCAATCACCCGCTGCTTGAGGTTTTGCCCTTCCAACACCCGACGGCGTTCAGCATAAATCGCCCGACGTTGGTTGTTCATCACCTCGTCATACTCAAACACCTGCTTACGGATATCGTAATAGTAGGTTTCGACCTTCCGTTGCGCGCCTTCGAGCGATCGCGTCAACATCCCGGACTCAATCGGCATATCCTCTTCAACCCGAAAGGCATTCATTAAGCCGGCCACGCGATCGCCGCCAAAAATCCGCAACAAGTTATCCTCTAAACTGAGGAAAAAGCGCGTCGAACCGGGGTCACCTTGTCGGCCCGCACGGCCTCGCAACTGGTTATCCACCCGGCGAGACTCGTGGCGTTCTGTACCAATCACATGCAAGCCACCCCGTTC contains these protein-coding regions:
- a CDS encoding DUF1131 family protein → MIPAKRLATVLALLLGFGCGGPSQGEATQPTPTSPGEVLVQTPSPQLTNAGWGEISGDTPFEGDRIQDKLSQYRVETGVISREGLSYPVIEVFEGDTRVAQLDPKDPNRPEEGILRITLEDSSIAGPDGVRVGMTWGETPGREQFNCFSGEGPTTGYLICTPPNAPQLQYLYRLTGGEVGDRTPIDRLIWLNI
- a CDS encoding Uma2 family endonuclease; its protein translation is MTIAKSSQPDLKTLPDHTQLPDSDGTFVKNFQEHPQSIVLTDSLQPILERLHPDQHYAIGQDCGIYWRITDPPERGAECPDWFYVPNVPPTLEGQLRRSYVLWQEWIPPLIALEFVSGDGSEERDRTPLDRTSETRQKPGKFWVYEQIIRPAFYGIYEVQNAQVEVYHLVENRYELVSANERGHYSIPQLGVELGIWQGRYGNMVLPWLRWWDSRGNLLLTGDERAKRAELALEEERQRGEQREQELQEERHRAEQREQELQEERQRAERLAQLLRSQGINPDEV